The following are encoded in a window of Megalops cyprinoides isolate fMegCyp1 chromosome 16, fMegCyp1.pri, whole genome shotgun sequence genomic DNA:
- the rbm4.1 gene encoding RNA-binding protein 4.1 isoform X2, with protein MVKIFIGNLSQDTTAEELRALFSQYGKISECDIVKNFGFVHMDDKAEAEEAIRNLHHYELNGLAMNVEMSRSKSKASTKLHVGNINSSCTNQELRAKFEEYGPVVECDIVKDYAFVHMERVEDAMEAISGLDNTAFQGVSTPHFH; from the exons ATGGTGAAGATATTCATCGGCAACCTGTCCCAGGACACCACGGCGGAGGAGCTCCGCGCCCTCTTCTCCCAGTATGGTAAGATCTCGGAGTGTGACATCGTGAAGAACTTTGGCTTTGTGCACATGGACGACAAGGCGGAGGCGGAGGAGGCCATCCGCAACCTACACCACTACGAGCTGAACGGCCTGGCCATGAACGTGGAGATGAGCCGCAGCAAGTCCAAGGCCTCCACCAAGCTGCACGTGGGCAACAtcaacagcagctgcaccaaCCAGGAGCTGCGCGCCAAGTTCGAGGAGTACGGCCCCGTGGTGGAGTGCGACATCGTCAAGGACTACGCCTTCGTGCACATGGAGAGGGTGGAAGACGCTATGGAGGCCATCAGTGGGCTGGACAACACGGCCTTCCAAG GTGTTTCCACGCCACACTTCCACTAA
- the rbm4.1 gene encoding RNA-binding protein 4.1 isoform X1, translating to MVKIFIGNLSQDTTAEELRALFSQYGKISECDIVKNFGFVHMDDKAEAEEAIRNLHHYELNGLAMNVEMSRSKSKASTKLHVGNINSSCTNQELRAKFEEYGPVVECDIVKDYAFVHMERVEDAMEAISGLDNTAFQGKLMSVKLSTSRLRTAPGMGERTGCYRCGQEGHWSKECPLDQNGSYGEGPMGPGANGFGPSRFGRGGRGGGFPRGFGGDPGFGSGYAPAHGFGRGAGYGGPGYGRGAGYESAMAYGAPPGYGMGAEHSMARMYGGDGTYGTGGATYGAVPAYPARRAAYDERDPYGVVDFYEKYRARPYGASYFEDRRAVPLPPPPPPSSSAIMRDRLSSATLDPYERRPLPPPPAPGTSYYSRDRSPIRRIPPEGEGYSYERSRLSPVSSLSRSSTYDVPRARDPYAERTRYAY from the exons ATGGTGAAGATATTCATCGGCAACCTGTCCCAGGACACCACGGCGGAGGAGCTCCGCGCCCTCTTCTCCCAGTATGGTAAGATCTCGGAGTGTGACATCGTGAAGAACTTTGGCTTTGTGCACATGGACGACAAGGCGGAGGCGGAGGAGGCCATCCGCAACCTACACCACTACGAGCTGAACGGCCTGGCCATGAACGTGGAGATGAGCCGCAGCAAGTCCAAGGCCTCCACCAAGCTGCACGTGGGCAACAtcaacagcagctgcaccaaCCAGGAGCTGCGCGCCAAGTTCGAGGAGTACGGCCCCGTGGTGGAGTGCGACATCGTCAAGGACTACGCCTTCGTGCACATGGAGAGGGTGGAAGACGCTATGGAGGCCATCAGTGGGCTGGACAACACGGCCTTCCAAG gCAAGCTGATGAGCGTGAAGCTTTCAACTAGCCGCCTGCGTACAGCGCCGGGGATGGGAGAGAGAACGGGGTGTTATCGGTGCGGGCAGGAAGGCCACTGGTCCAAAGAATGCCCGCTGGACCAGAACGGCTCCTACGGAGAGGGTCCCATGGGCCCCGGTGCCAATGGATTCGGTCCTTCCAGGTTCGGCCGGGGCGGTCGCGGCGGGGGGTTCCCCCGGGGCTTCGGCGGGGACCCAGGCTTCGGTAGCGGCTACGCCCCGGCGCACGGCTTCGGCAGGGGCGCCGGCTACGGTGGACCCGGGTACGGCAGGGGCGCGGGATACGAGAGCGCGATGGCGTACGGGGCACCTCCGGGCTACGGCATGGGCGCCGAGCATAGCATGGCCCGCATGTACGGCGGTGATGGTACTTACGGGACCGGCGGCGCGACCTACGGTGCGGTGCCGGCCTACCCAGCGCGGCGTGCAGCCTATGACGAGCGGGACCCATATGGCGTCGTGGACTTCTATGAGAAGTACCGGGCCCGTCCGTACGGTGCCAGTTATTTCGAGGATCGGCGCGCCGTCCCCCTGcctcccccgcctcctccctcGTCCTCTGCGATCATGAGGGACCGTCTGTCCTCCGCCACCCTCGACCCCTACGAACGCcgtcccctcccccctccgccgGCCCCCGGCACCTCGTACTACTCACGAGACCGAAGCCCCATCCGCCGTATCCCGCCCGAGGGGGAGGGCTACTCGTACGAGCGTTCGCGTCTCTCCCCGGTATCCTCCCTCTCCAGGAGCTCCACGTACGACGTGCCGCGCGCCAGGGACCCTTACGCCGAGCGAACGCGCTACGCTTACTAA